One genomic window of Gemmatimonadota bacterium includes the following:
- a CDS encoding TatD family hydrolase: protein MFFDSHCHLTDERLSAELDAVLERARAQQVTRLVTVASDAEDSARVCE, encoded by the coding sequence CTGTTCTTCGATAGCCACTGCCATCTGACCGACGAGCGCCTGAGCGCCGAGCTGGACGCGGTGCTCGAGCGGGCGCGCGCGCAGCAGGTGACCCGCCTGGTCACGGTCGCCAGCGATGCGGAGGATAGCGCGCGCGTCTGCGAGC